A window of Pectobacterium carotovorum genomic DNA:
GGGTTATCGGCCGATGGTGCGGTAAAGGCTGCGCGCTCAGGCTGTGTCTCGGCAAAAACTCGCGAGCTTAACCCTGTTGTTACCGCCGCCATCCCCAGCAGGACGCCAGAAAGTTTTAATAATGCTCTGCGTTTCGGGTTTAAAACGTCGCTTTCATTGATTAAAAAATTCATCAAAACACTCTCCTTAGTTGCATAATGGCAAGAGAGCTGAAGCATAAAGTACGCCAATTTATCGCATTGAGTAGCTTCTAATCCCCTGTCAAAGGGGTCGACAAGTATGCCCGTATGACGGGAAATTTCGCCTTTTCTGACGCACTGATCAAAGGTAAAAAATTGATTTATTCACTGGGTGATTAAATCGAGAGATATGAATTAGTTATGCACATGATGCATGGAATGATGCATTTGCCCTCGATGAGAGAGTAGGGGTCAGTTTGGATATCGAACATTATTGTACGTTAAGGTTGTTTTTTGACCTTTCTACTTTAGCTGGCCTCAGCCGACGAAACTTACCGGAAGACAGTATCCGGTTGCTTTTCCAGATATAATCGCCTGTCAGATTGATGTGCTCCCAGCCTAACGGCGACAAATGCGACAGTAGTTGCTCGTTGATCTTCAGCCCTTTACGCTTCAGGGCATCGACCGCTCTTTCCATATAGACGGTATTCCACAGCGAGATCGCTGCCGTCAGCAACGTCAGTCCACTGGCGCGATAGCTCTGATTTTCCGGTTTTCGATCCCTGATTTCACCCAGCCGGTGCAGGAATACCGCACGCGCCAGCGCGTTACGCGCTTCTCCTCTTTTCATCTGTCCCCCGGTTATCAGTCAGCAATTAGAATGTGAATCTTCGCTGCAGCTTACGGTGCCCTGGTGTTTGTTTCTGTTGGCTGCCAGCCTCCGCCTAGCGCCCTGAACGTAGCAACAGCCGCGCGCGCAGATTCTGTCTGCGCCTGCGCCCTGGCGTCGGAAGCCTGTAACAGGGTTTCATCGTTGTGCAGGACGTCCATCAGGCTTGCCGTTCCCTGCCGGTAAGCGATAAAAGATGACTGGCGGGCGCTGGCCAGGGCGGTTTCACCGCGGGTCAGCGTGGCGGCCTGTGTTTCACGATTGACCAGGGCGGAGAAAGCATTTTCGACGTCTTCGGTGGCGCGTAATACCGACAGGCGATAGGCCGCGAGCGCTTCGGCTTCCTGACCTTTCGCCTGATCTATCTGGGCGTTGATGCGACCAAAATCGAAGAGCCGCCAGCGCAGTCCCAGCACGGCTGCCGACTGGCTGGCACCGCCGGAGAACAGGTTGTCGCCCGACACAGCCGTCGCGCTGCCGAGCAGGGCACTGAGTGAAAACTTCGGATAATACTCACTGACCGCCACGCCGATACGTGCACTCGACGCCGCGAGATGGCGCTCCGCCACGATAATATCGGGTCTGCGGCGCAACAGGTCGGCAGGTGTGCCCGTTGAGGTTATCTGCGGAGCCTGCGGTATGGCACCCGGCAACGCTAACTGACTGCGATGGGTGCCGGGAGGCGTGCCGAGCATGACATCTAATGCATTCATCGCCGCATCAAGCCCGGTACGGAGAACCGGTACGGTTGCCTGAACCTGCGCCAGTTCCCCTTCGGTCTGGCGAACCTGATACGCCGGAGCCAGTCCTTTAGCGTTCAGGAGTTGTACCTTTTCCAGCAGCTCCTGCTGCGTACTGACCTGTTTCTCCGCGATGGACAGCCGGGTTTGTAATCCGCGCAGGGTGATATAGGTATCGGCAGTCTGAGCCGCGACGGCAAGACGGGTTGCGGCGACGCCCGCTTCGGAAGCCTGATAGTCAGCCAGTGCAGCCTGACGCCCGCGTCGCAGCCCCCCAAATACGTCAATCTCCCAGCTTGCGTTGAGATCGGTTTCATAGCTATTGCCGTAGCGATTATAATCCGGCGTTGCGCTGAGAACCTGACCCAGCGGGGTTTCGGCCGACTGATACGCGCGTGCCGCTTGCCCGCTGACGTTCCCTGAAGGTAACAGCGCTGCTGTGGCCGCGCCCAGTCCGGCGCGTGACTGGGCCATGCGGGCGGTGGCCTGTGCGAGATCGAGATTCTGCGCGAGGGCGTCGGTAACGTACTGACTTAACAGGGGATCGCCGAAGCCGTCCCACCAGACGGCAAAACTGGCGGGTCTGGAGGCGCTTCTCTGCTGGACGGCAGACTGTGCCTGATAGCGTTCAGGAAGGGGGGCATCCGGGCGATGATAATCCGGCCCGACGGCGCAACCCGCCAGTAAGGCGCTGCTCACCACCAGTGCAAGAGTACGGAGGGGGAACATTGATATTCCTTGAGTCAGTTTTGAAGTGTGACTACATTACCAAATGGTCACTCGTTGTCAATCAGGGCTCATTGAGCTAAGCTGGAAAAATGACTAAACACATAAATGTACATCCCCCAAGGGGGCCATCAGATCACAGTGTGCGTGATCAGGTCGTTGACGCTGCCACAGAGCATTTCGGGCATTTTGGTTACGAGAAAACCACAGTGTCAGAACTGGCTAAATCAATAGGGTTTTCAAAATCCTACATCTATAAATTTTTCGATTCCAAGCAGGCGATCGGCGAGGTGATCTGCACTAACCGGCTGGCGATGATCATGGCGATTGTCAATTCAGCGATTGCAGATGCCCCGTCGGCCTCCGAAAAGTTGCGGCGTTTATTCAGGGCACTGACTGAAGCCGGCAGTGATTTGTTTTTTCACGATCGCAAGCTTTATGACATTGCTGCCGTGGCGGCGCGGGATAAGTGGCCGTCGGCAGAGGCTCATGAAGAGCGTCTGAGAACACTGATTGAACAAATCATTGTTGAAGGGCGGCAGGCGGGCGAGTTTGAACGAAAAACGCCGCTGGATGAGGCGGCGCACGCGATATATCTGGTCATGCGGCCTTACATCAGTCCGGTACAGTTGCAATACAATCTGGAAACGGCACCGGCGGCTGCGGCGCTCCTGTCCTCACTGATACTGAGAAGTCTGTCACCCTGAATAGTGACTATTGACATTATTGGTCACTAGTCTGAGAATGCGGTTACTGTCCTGCTAATTCAATTAAGGGAACCCATGCTCAGGCTTAATCCTGCCACCTTTGCTGTTTGCCTGTTGCCGCTTGCCCTTGTGGCCTGCGGCGACTCTTCCGGCACCGACGATCCCCGTACTCAGCCTCCTCTGGTCAGGTCTGCGACCGTGGTGAGTGCTGCCGATGCCTCCCGCGCATTTACCGGCGTTGTTGTCGCCCGGATTCAAAGCGACCTCGGTTTCAGAGTGCAGGGCAAAATCCTTGAACGCCTGGTCGATACCGGCCAGACCGTTAAACGCGGTCAGCCATTGATGCGTCTGGATCCGGTTGACCTGAGTCTGCAGGCACAGGCTCAGCAACAGACCGTCGCGGCGGCACGGGCCCGTGCAAGACAAGCGACTGATGACGAGGTGCGCTATCGCGGTCTGGTCGCTGCAGGCGCAGTGTCGGCATCGGCCTACGATCAGATAAAGGCCGCCGCCGATACGGCCAAAGCGGAACTCAGTGCGGCTCAGGCCCAGGCCAATGTGGCGCAAAACGCCACGGGCTACGCCGTGCTGCTGGCTGACGCCGACGGCGTGGTCATGGATACGCTGGCTGAACCCGGTCAGGTTGTCAGTGCCGGGCAGCCGGTGGTCCGGCTGGCCAGAGCAGGGCAGCGCGAGGCCATCGTGCAGTTGCCTGAGACGTTACGCCCGGCAGCCGGAAGCGAGGGCGAAGCAACGTTGTACGGTACCGGTAAACAGACTGTCTCTGCGAAACTGCGGCTCCTGTCCGATGCAGCAGATCCGCTAACCCGCACCTTCGAGGCGAGATATGTGCTAGAGGGAGTACTGGCGAATGCTCCGCTGGGATCCACCGTTACGCTGCATATTTCAGACGATAAATTACCGGGCCAGGTGATGCAGGTACCTTTAGCGGCCATCTATGATCCTGGCAAAGGGCCGGGTGTCTGGGTGATTTCTGGTAAACCCGCCAAAGTGTCATGGCGGCCCGTGCAGGTGCAGGGATTGGGTGACGATTCGGCGATGGTGACAGGTTCTCTTAAGCCGGGAGAGCAGGTGGTCGCCCTGGGGGCGCATCTGCTGCATGACGGTGAGGCCGTACGCATGGTCGCACTAAGCGATGCCAGCGTCGCCGGGAGCCAGCCATGAGCGGGGGGCGATTCAATCTTTCAGCCCTCGCCGTGCGTGAGCGCTCAATCACACTGTTCCTTATTATCCTGATTACGGTTGCGGGCATTCTCTCGTTTTTTGAACTGGGACGGGCTGAAGACCCACCGTTTACGGTCAAGCAGATGACGATTATTTCTGCCTGGCCGGGCGCTACCGCGCAGGAGATGCAGGATCAGGTTGCCGAACCGCTTGAAAAGCGTATGCAGGAGCTCAAGTGGTATGACCGTAGTGAAACCTACACCCGTCCCGGTCTGGCTTTTACCATGCTGTCGCTGCAGGACAGCACGCCGCCCTCACAGGTGCAGGAAGAGTTCTATCAGGCGCGTAAAAAGCTGGGCGATGAGGTCAAAAACCTGCCAGCAGGCGTCATCGGGCCGATGGTCAATGATGAATTCTCTGATGTGACCTTTGCACTTTTTGCGCTGAAGGCGAAAGGAGAGCCACAGCGGCTGCTGGTACGCGATGCGGAATCGTTACGCCAACGTCTTTTACATGTGCCAGGGGTCAAGAAGGTCAATATCATCGGCGAGCAGGCTGAACGTATCTATGTCTCGTTCTCGCATGACCGACTGGCCACGCTGGGCATTTCCCCTCAGGATATTTTCTCAGCCCTCAACAACCAGAACGTACTGACGCCCGCCGGTTCGATTGACACCAAAGGACCGCAGGTCTTTATCCGCCTGGACGGTGCCTTTGACAAACTGGAGAAAATCCGCGAAACCCCTATCGTGGTACAGGGCAGAAATTTGCAGCTTTCTGACGTGGCAACCGTTGAACGAGGCTACGAAGATCCTGCTACCCTCCTGATCCGCAATCAGGGTGAACCGGCGCTGCTGCTGGGCATCGTTATGCGGGACGGCTGGAATGGTCTGGATTTGGGTAAGGCGCTGGATGCGGAAACGGCCAACATCAATGAGGGCATGCCCCTGGGCATGATCCTGACCAAAGTCACCGATCAGTCAGTCAACATCAGCTCCGCCGTTGACGAGTTCATGATCAAATTCTTTGTCGCGCTGCTGGTAGTGATGGTGGTGTGCTTCGTCAGTATGGGATGGCGTGTGGGCGTGGTGGTTGCGGCAGCGGTGCCACTGACGCTGGCGATTGTCTTTGTAGTGATGGAGGCTTCCGGCAAAAACTTTGACCGTATTACCCTGGGCTCGTTGATCCTGGCGCTCGGGTTGCTGGTCGATGATGCCATCATCGCCATTGAAATGATGGTGGTGAAAATGGAAGAAGGCTACGACCGCATCAAAGCCTCGGCCTATGCCTGGAGCCATACGGCGGCCCCGATGCTGGCAGGCACGCTGGTCACCGCCGTCGGATTCATGCCCAACGGTTTTGCCCAGTCCACAGCCGGCGAATACACCAGCAACATGTTCTGGATTGTCGGTATAGCCCTGATTGCTTCCTGGATTGTGGCGGTGGTCTTTACGCCTTATCTGGGCGTAAAAATGCTGCCGAAAATAAAAACTGTGGAGGGCGGGCATGCGGCTATTTACAACACCCGTCATTACAACCGTTTTCGCTGGGTACTGACCCGCGTCATTGCGCGCAAGTGGATAGTTGCCGGTACCGTTATTGCCGTCTTTACGATCACTATACT
This region includes:
- a CDS encoding efflux RND transporter permease subunit, producing MSGGRFNLSALAVRERSITLFLIILITVAGILSFFELGRAEDPPFTVKQMTIISAWPGATAQEMQDQVAEPLEKRMQELKWYDRSETYTRPGLAFTMLSLQDSTPPSQVQEEFYQARKKLGDEVKNLPAGVIGPMVNDEFSDVTFALFALKAKGEPQRLLVRDAESLRQRLLHVPGVKKVNIIGEQAERIYVSFSHDRLATLGISPQDIFSALNNQNVLTPAGSIDTKGPQVFIRLDGAFDKLEKIRETPIVVQGRNLQLSDVATVERGYEDPATLLIRNQGEPALLLGIVMRDGWNGLDLGKALDAETANINEGMPLGMILTKVTDQSVNISSAVDEFMIKFFVALLVVMVVCFVSMGWRVGVVVAAAVPLTLAIVFVVMEASGKNFDRITLGSLILALGLLVDDAIIAIEMMVVKMEEGYDRIKASAYAWSHTAAPMLAGTLVTAVGFMPNGFAQSTAGEYTSNMFWIVGIALIASWIVAVVFTPYLGVKMLPKIKTVEGGHAAIYNTRHYNRFRWVLTRVIARKWIVAGTVIAVFTITILGMGLVKKQFFPTSDRPEVLVEVQMPYGTSIEQTSVTTEKIEAWLRKQKEAKIITSYIGQGSPRFYLAMAPELPDPSFAKIVVLTDSEESREALKFRLREAAASGLAPEARLRVTQLVFGPYSPYPVAYRVMGPDPTILREIADKVEKVMQASPMMRTVNTDWGPRVPALHFTLNQDRLQAVGLTSNAVAQQLQFLLSGVPITAVREDIRSVQVMGRAAGDIRLDPAKIAGFTLGGASGQRIPLSQIGEVEIQMEDPVLRRRDRTPTITVRGDIAENLQPPDVSTAVMKELQPVIDTLPAGYRIEQAGPIEESAKATKAMAPLFPVMIAMTLLIIILQVRSMSAMVMVFLTAPLGLIGVVPTLLVFNQPFGINALVGLIALSGILMRNTLILIGQIHHNEQAGLAQFDAVVEATVQRARPVLLTAMAAILAFIPLTHSVFWGTLAYTLIGGTFGGTIITLVFLPAMYAIWFKIRPASTQQNEKLSLT
- a CDS encoding efflux transporter outer membrane subunit, which gives rise to MFPLRTLALVVSSALLAGCAVGPDYHRPDAPLPERYQAQSAVQQRSASRPASFAVWWDGFGDPLLSQYVTDALAQNLDLAQATARMAQSRAGLGAATAALLPSGNVSGQAARAYQSAETPLGQVLSATPDYNRYGNSYETDLNASWEIDVFGGLRRGRQAALADYQASEAGVAATRLAVAAQTADTYITLRGLQTRLSIAEKQVSTQQELLEKVQLLNAKGLAPAYQVRQTEGELAQVQATVPVLRTGLDAAMNALDVMLGTPPGTHRSQLALPGAIPQAPQITSTGTPADLLRRRPDIIVAERHLAASSARIGVAVSEYYPKFSLSALLGSATAVSGDNLFSGGASQSAAVLGLRWRLFDFGRINAQIDQAKGQEAEALAAYRLSVLRATEDVENAFSALVNRETQAATLTRGETALASARQSSFIAYRQGTASLMDVLHNDETLLQASDARAQAQTESARAAVATFRALGGGWQPTETNTRAP
- a CDS encoding efflux RND transporter periplasmic adaptor subunit, encoding MLRLNPATFAVCLLPLALVACGDSSGTDDPRTQPPLVRSATVVSAADASRAFTGVVVARIQSDLGFRVQGKILERLVDTGQTVKRGQPLMRLDPVDLSLQAQAQQQTVAAARARARQATDDEVRYRGLVAAGAVSASAYDQIKAAADTAKAELSAAQAQANVAQNATGYAVLLADADGVVMDTLAEPGQVVSAGQPVVRLARAGQREAIVQLPETLRPAAGSEGEATLYGTGKQTVSAKLRLLSDAADPLTRTFEARYVLEGVLANAPLGSTVTLHISDDKLPGQVMQVPLAAIYDPGKGPGVWVISGKPAKVSWRPVQVQGLGDDSAMVTGSLKPGEQVVALGAHLLHDGEAVRMVALSDASVAGSQP
- a CDS encoding TetR/AcrR family transcriptional regulator; amino-acid sequence: MTKHINVHPPRGPSDHSVRDQVVDAATEHFGHFGYEKTTVSELAKSIGFSKSYIYKFFDSKQAIGEVICTNRLAMIMAIVNSAIADAPSASEKLRRLFRALTEAGSDLFFHDRKLYDIAAVAARDKWPSAEAHEERLRTLIEQIIVEGRQAGEFERKTPLDEAAHAIYLVMRPYISPVQLQYNLETAPAAAALLSSLILRSLSP